Proteins encoded within one genomic window of Paucidesulfovibrio longus DSM 6739:
- a CDS encoding DUF6573 family protein: MHDLLKMVQAAAVKRWDGMRIEVDCVFLMRPRIIEKVRCVATIGPGDNGEAVMTVLCLPLDD, translated from the coding sequence TTGCATGACCTGCTGAAGATGGTGCAGGCAGCCGCCGTAAAACGCTGGGATGGCATGAGGATAGAGGTCGACTGCGTTTTCTTGATGCGTCCACGGATTATCGAAAAGGTCCGGTGCGTGGCGACAATCGGCCCGGGCGACAACGGCGAAGCGGTGATGACGGTGCTCTGCTTGCCGTTGGACGACTAA